One Heterodontus francisci isolate sHetFra1 chromosome 13, sHetFra1.hap1, whole genome shotgun sequence genomic window, AGCCGACGGTTACGAAAACGGTACCAGAGTTGAGGGACTTAGTGATATGGAGAGATTACAGAAGCCTTAGAGCAGAGGTGGTtatgggagatttgatagaaccAGAGACAACATGGGAAAaaaaatttctacacagcaagttgtggttgcctgaaagggtggtggaaactcaTTAAATAGTAACCTTCAAATTAGAATTGGATATATACATGCAGGCTAAGGAAATAGTGGAGTATGGTGTTATGGAGTCATGTATAAACTGAGCTCTGTACAGCTTGTGCTCATGTTTTGGGTTTGGCCCTGGTTTGAAGCTGGGGGTTTCCATATTGAACCCAGGTTATACAAAGTCTTGTGACTGGGAGAagaacaaacttttttttttaaaccagataCACGTGGCTGGCAGTTTATAATTTCAGTTTAGGAAGTCTCTACAGGGGATCAAGCCAGCAAACAAGTTGTGTGGAGTTTGCCAAAGAAAAAATACCAGAGTGTTAAGCCAGGAAAACAGcagtgagatttttttttttttaaaaaggctttcCAAGTTGAGAGTTTCTGCTTAGAATTGAAGCAGACTGCAAGGCAACAGTTTGGCTACAGGTAAAGGAGCCTGGACTGCAGGCTGCCTTACAACAGCTGTCTTTGGTGACTAAAATTTACACGTGATACAATGCCATCAGGACAGTAGTGGGCAAGGCCGAGGTTGTGCGAAGGGAGACAAGACTGAACTGTTAAAAAATTGCATCACTTGCCATCAACGGGACCTCTTACTTCCATATCTGCAACCTTGATGACTGGACTTTGAAACCTACTGATCTTGTACTGTGGAACTGTTCAATGACATTTTGGTGATAGGACTGTTCAGTGGACCTTAAGCACTAGCTTTGATGCATTGGCTAATTGTCATTTTTGAGATACATATATTGACTGTCATTTAACTGTTAGATCATAGATAaagtgttggttttggtttgagtgttataaATTTTACTTTGAGTTAAATCTTGTCTATTGtgtttttggtttcctaaattagGGTCAGTTAATGGATTTGTTTCTCTTGCTTTGTTGgtggtccacagggatcataacacaaGGACTGTGGACATCTAAAATATGCTTTATATAATTATTgaattttatagcacagaaacaggccatttggcccaactaggctATGCCAGTGTTTATTCTCCATATAAGCCCCCTTTCACTCCTCTATATCCAACCCCAAATATATCCTATTTTTTTCTCCAATTAGTTATCTTCCCCTTAAAAGGTACTGTAATCAGAGCTGTAATGTTAACTGTTGTAAACATCAGAGATCTGTAACATCAAAGAGAGCTGTCTTTAAGGGGAGCTGCAATCCTCTTGTTTGAACTTATAAAAGTGACAATGAAAATATTTGTTGCAGAAAAATTCCTGATGGTTCCTACTGTAGAAATCTTGGGATCGCACTTGGTAACCCAGGCCAATGTGCAGAGCCTCAACAAGGTAGAACTAACCACCAGTACTTAAAAATAGAAGTAAGGACCTAAAGTGAGTCTTGTGTGATGTTCTCTGTCTTGCACTATTTTGCAACCCTTTGAAAACTTACTGGTGGACAAACCCAGAAAAAGGGAGAACAATCTTAAAATTACAGCTTATCCATTTGAGAGGGGTCAGGAAACACTTTTTCCATACAAGGTAGTGGAAGACTGGAACTCTTTCCTCAAAAGACTGTAGATACTGCATCAATTAAAACTGAGACCAACATCAAATTGTTTAAGTTATGTTTTAAAGGTTATGGagaagcaggtaaatggagttgaggtagatcatttGTAATGGAGTAGAACAGGCTCAAGTGGGTTGAATAACCTACGGTCTTGCTGTAGACTGCTGGTGCACAGTACATATCAGTTACTTACACCTGCAACTCTTAACTGTCGTTTAAAATGACTCATTCCAAAAAAAATAATTTCAGCACAGTGTACATACATCTAATTGCACCCACCCTAATACTCAAGTATTACTTGTTGATCTCTTGGCAAACTCAACTTTTCATTTTTGTATGCAGAACAGAATTCATGActctggttggctgagtttgagggggccACCTTCCAGAACATTAGCTGAGATAGCACAGGAGCAAGAGATGGTGAATTCAGAGACCTAGCCCCAGTTCAAGGTTACTGATTATCAAGCAGAGGCACAGAAGCACAATACCATGTGCCTCATTCTCTATACAAGAAAGGTTATCACAAGAACAGTATTTCATCTCATCTTCCCTCATGCCAGTTGAAGCCAAGTCAGGGCCACGTGACTCAGAGCAGCCTCAGGTCAGTCAAAGTATGATGGGAGAGCTAGGAGACTGAAAGCTTCGTGAAAAAAAAGTGTTGTACAGAGTTTTCTTTTCATTAAAAAAAGAGACATGTCGAGAGGCTTGGTCCAAGGtttgagttggggggtggggggggtggtggtagtggTGGTAAGGGGGAAGAGGTGGTGAAGTTAGGCAGCTGCAGAAGGCTGGCCACTAATAGTTTGTTTTTGGGGGGTGCGGTCAGGTGATGTGCAGGAAAAGCCAAACAGAAATCGGAGAAGATAATTTAATCACACTTAAAATGTTCCATTTGTCCAATGCTAGCCTTTTCAGTATGCAACATTAATTGGCAAAATAATTACTTTGAAAAGGTGTTGCGAGGGCAGTTGAGAtgaaaaatgttttcatgcagGGGCAATTGGATAGATTCtagaaaaaaagggaaaaacttgcagggttacagggaaacagGACAGTGGGACTAAATGAAGAGCCAGCAAAGGCATAACCGGCCAAATGGCCTACGTTACCAGATTCTAAAATTGATCAGAGCAGTAGACTAGATTTCTATCTCATCCCAATCATTAGTAGCCAATCTCATACAGCACAGACCCATCCCACGTACAATAGGGAAAccacaaaaaaaaaacaagttaaTGCTATTACTTTATTAGTAGAAGTTGAGTTTTAATTATTCCAATACGGCTTTAGATACACAGGTAATAGAATTTATACAAATGTCAATTTCACATTCAGTTATAAAAGCATAGGAGTGTTACTGAGAGCAGCATTGAGCTCTGGTCATAGATCCTGCTCTAGTTAAAGTCATGCAGTAAATCAGTGTACGGTACTTACTGTTTGCTAACCTGACCACTTACTGTAAACATTAACacaagacaggaactgtacacagtgacactgtTACAGGCTAGGATGTTTGTTAGTTAATGGAGAGGGGGAAGGAAGTGTGCTGGTTAGGTCTAAATAACCCGAACAATCAGCTCCAACATTGCTTTAATTCTATCATTTAGTAAGCAATGTCATGGGGAAGAGATGGCGAGAAGAGTCACAAATAGACCAAAATGGATCATAAACAGGAACATTACAATGACAGATTGAGTTAATTGTATGCAATACCAAGGCACATCTTGGAGGTTATGAAAGTCCAAACAAACCTTAATTAATAACCCAACTTAATGCATCTTCATCTCACACAAACAAGTTTCCCAGTGAGCCTGGCCTCCTccaatgtaacactccctcagtcaaTGATACTTCAGTTTTAGCAATCTGACTCCAGTCTCCAACAGTCAAAAGCAATGTGTCAATGATGGTTGCATTTCATCCCTAGGAGCACTGGCCACAGTCCTGGCAATAACCAGGACCTCGGCTTAGCCACACTTGCATGGTTCATCAACTCAGAACAATGCACTAAAATTATCCTTACTTCATAAGGAGGTATTTTAATCTCAAGTCATTCCTCAGAATGGAGATCAGCTTTTCTAGGGCCTTTGAGCACATTTCAATATTTTAAGTCACCTTGAGGTCCGTTCCATTCTGTATCCAAGGTAAAGACAGCTTCAGTCAGGCAAATTAAATTCTGAAATACCATCAGGTATAGTCTGtagcagctgccatggtgagaattTACAAATTTGTATGGACTGCTTTCACTCTAGACTGTTCTAGGTTTAAGTTATCACCTCTGGAATACTTTTGCCAAACATCAAGAACCAGACCCTGGACAGCTAGAGTTGATTCAGTTTTTCCTCAATTCAATTCTCTATCCAGTGATAACCTTAAGGAAAAAAGGACACTATTGCATTTAGGATAATTCTTAGAATTaaatttctctttttaaaaaaaagcaatctGATGATAGAACTAGAGAAGATTCTCAGTGTGTGAACAAATACCTTAACCCTTCCCAGAACATTCAGACACTGTCTCCCTACACACAGAACCTGAAGGCAGCAGGAAAGGGCATTGGTTCAACAACTGACATTACATTTATCATCAGGCTAAAAGCAAGAAACCATTAGATTAAATAACTATAACAGTGTAGGTAAAGCTCTCGAACTGATTCGGGATTGTCAATCAACAGGACTAACGACAGCGGCACTTGGTCTTGTCACAGTAGAGTTGTGGGATACTCCTATACCCTCTTCGACTTCACATTCTGTTTTTCCACAAATGTTTgtttggaactctgcaagtgtacaCACACAAAATTAGTATTGCAGAAGTAGTACAGCTGCTGTTACTCAGTTTATGACAACGAATTCCAATTCTTGGTCACACTATCTTTTGCTGAGGCTCCTTTTAAGACCATGTTACAAAACAAAAGGAACTTTGACATTTGGGAACAGTGAGACTTCAAGACAGAGGTAGGAAAGGAGTTGGGCACCCGAGGTCTCCGTCTGATCTCTCATCTGGAAGACctcagacagtgcaatactccctctgtactgcactggtatATCACCCTGGTTTGTTGAGGGAGGGAGAAATCCCTGTTACCGAGAATGCCAAAAGACATTTTGCCAGTTTGACTCAGCGAGCAGCACTCTTGCTTCCGACATACAGGTCACTGGTTCAACTTCAAGGTTTGATTGTGACTGACACAGATTGCTGAGTAACTGAACCCTAGTGGCCTGGAAGATGGCAGTGATTGCAGCCTGTCGGAATCAGCATTACAGAAGGTAGGGGCGCGATGTTTAACCTACGTCCCTGGATTGAGGAGGAAGTAGGGTtttttggggcggggggggggggggggggtgggcagtgtcATTTATTGCCATATGGTTTACATTATTaagcattccaccagcctgtttcttCATGCACTTCCCACTGGTAGTACAGGTTGAAAACAAATTATGGGACTCTTGTGCAGTAGAGGGAGATTCCCATTAACACTTCATTTTATAAATGCACCAATTGGAGCTATACTTAGCCATACATGTACTGCAACTGTTGAGACTAAGGCTAAATATTCACATGGTCAAGAGAGTTTTGATACCAGAGAAATGCTTAGAGTACTGTTGTTGAGGTTCAAAGAAAGCTTTGTTCTTTGAAAGTTATATGGTGACAGGAGATGTGAAGAGGTGCAGTCCAGTCAATGGAAAGGCCTCACAGTATTCATTGCTAAATTGGACCACAGGCAGAGGACAATTCCACAGAATCTAAAGTGCCACAGATCTCCGAGCAAAATGGCATTAAAATACCGAAGGACTGCTCAGAAATTCACTGAACAAATCGTGAATCACAAAATTCCACCAAGCTGCAGCATCAAAAAACATTTGCAGCATTTATCAGCAATCAAGATGTCAGCAGTTAAGAGAAAGACCATAAAGGTCCAATTGAAAGGAGATCTTATAAGCAGCATAAACTTGTCCCAAATGATGCACTTTTCCACAGCAACTGACAGCAAGTCCCATCTGAATTTGGAGTTTGAAAGAGAAGCATTAGAGCAGCAAGAATATTGTATAGCAGAGTATTCATTATTTTTAAATAAGTTTCCACATTCTTGTCTATGCATCACTGTCCAAACATCTACATGAAGTCAAACTCAATCACCCTCAGTAGGCACAAGTGTGGCAATATGCAGTTTAAGTAACTTTCACACCACTAAGTAGTCTCTTGTACTCAGAATTCACCATTAAGATAGGGAAGTTTTTAAACAGCAAGCGCCAACTCGTTTCAGTGGTAGCGATCTCCACACTGAGTCAGAGGTCATGGGTGCAAGTCGCACTCCAGAGACTCCAGCACCATaagccaggctgacactccagtgcagttgtagggggagcgctgcactgtgggaggtgccgtctttcagctgaAACGTTAGAAACCATGTttgcctcttgggtggatgtaaatgatcccttgGCACTAACcaatgagcaggggagttctccctggtatcctgaccaATGCTTATCCTTCAACCAGCACTACCAAAACAGATTACATGATCAATCAACTGtttatggaatcttgctgtgcacaaatttgccatTATATTTGCCTAAACAagaactacacatcaaaagtactaattggctatgaagtgccttgggatgtcccAGGAATGAGAGGACAAGATCCTAAAACTgtttaaatgtttaaaaaaaaaatcacactgttCAAGCAATTTACTGGTTAGTCTTTCAATTTTTTAAATTCATATCTGAACTAAATATTGGACAGAAAACTTGAAACTGGAACTTAAATTGGCTTTATTCTAGTGATTTGAAATTACATTGTACCAGAACACTGCAAGGAAAGTGAAGGAAATTCATCTGGGCAAAAACAGACCTGACAAAGTACAAAAAGTAAATTTTCAAGGACTGTTATCCATAATACATTGCAAAGACTTTACTTGCCTCAGGATGGGGTCTTCTCAGCTGCCCCTTTTGCACATTCTAAAGTAGAGGATCGATCCATTTGGTGCCCAGTCTCCATTTCTTGACTTTCTCGCTTTTCAACTGCCTCAATCGTCTGGTTTTGATCAGTCTCTTTATCATCTTTGGGATTGATGGGTTCCATTGCATCACCTTCCACCTTCTTATACACAAGGCCTTGTGTTAGGTTCTCTTCAGCAGATGAGATCATTCTGGCTTGGACACCTTGTATTGAAGTTTGTTTTTCAGCCAGCGGCTGGGTTTCTGCAAGTTGGTCTTTTCTCTCAGTCAGCTCTAGAGATGGGTATGTTCCTTCGGGCTTCGCTAATGATTGGCAACATTCTGCTTCGGTCACTTTGGATCCATCTGGCAATATTGCAGACTCTTCAGAAATGTGGTCAGACAGcgattccctttctctctcagttTCCACTGATGCAACAGCTTCATTCTCAACTTGTTTCTGATCACCCTCAGCAGTTGCCTCAAACAGTATCTCGGTTGGCTGTGCCACCAGCTCTCGCTCTATTGCTTCAGTGTCCTTGCTCCCTTGGGTTTGCACTCTTTGGCTAATGGCTTCATCACCTCTTCCTTCTGTTGCCAGGAGCTTTTGTGGCCCTGGTACCTTTTCTTCATCTTTATGTATTTGATAATCTTTTTCCTGTTGAGAAGGAATATCTACTTGTCCCTCGGTTAGCATCACAACATCCTGAATCAGACCTGGAGCAACCATTACGCTTTGCTGTTCAGAAGTCCTCGTCAGACCAACTTTTACTTGATTCTCCATTTCCAAAGACTCTAATTTCTGTTCAATACCTTCAATTTTGTGATCAATCAACCCACCTTCAAGCTGCTCAGTACTGGAGCTCTGCTGCTTTAGGACAATAGTTGAGCCTATTTCATGGACCAGACCAGGAACGTCTGACAAGCAGCCAGCAGCTGCTTCTATTGCGACCTCTACAATAGCAGCTGCAGTTTCTACCACTGGTCCCTGTACATCATCGGACTCAGCTGGTTGGAGAACCTGATCCACAGCACTCGACTCTGGAAGCTCCGTCACTGCAGATTCTGcagtctctgcaataacctgcTCTTCTACAGCAGCTGCAGTCACAAGGAAAACCACTTCATGGGACTCTGAACACTCAGCTACAGAAAGATCCACAATCGGGGTCACAGTCTCACTTTGTACAACTTGAAATTCGTCAATAGAACCAGAGTGCAATTTTATTTCATGGTCACTTTCCAAAGTTAGACACTCTGATTCAGGAACTACTTCAAGTTTAGATTCTTCTTTGCATTCCTCAACTAAAGTTTTTGTGGAGGCCAACTCTCCAGGAGACTCCAAATTAATTAAGCATTTACCAGTTGCTCCATGAGCTAACTCCACATCATCCCCTTTTTGTGCATCAGCCCTTTCAATGGCTTTACACCGATTATTTACAGTCACATCATCTTGTCCATCTTTATCTGTTCCATCCAACTGGTCATCCTGGACTAGTTCACCAGCTTTGTGAGAAACCTTGATTAATTCAACTTCTTCATCTGGTGCTGGTCTGTCCTTTTCCACAGTAGCCTGCTCAGACCCCACCTTCTCGACAAGCTCAACCACTTCGGTTGCTGGTTCAAGACTTGTACCTTCATGTGTACCTTTGAGCGCTTCAGTTGCTGTGCTCTGTAGCTCATTAGCAACACATGTTATTTCTATTTCAAACTGTTTGGTTGCTGACTCAACCACCTCAGTTTCTGCAGTCTTTGTTTTTTCAacttgttcacctggtgaaatttcACATTGATCTTTGGACAACATGGCCACTGTAGGGTCCACCTTCTCTTTAGTTGTATGTTGGTTCACTTCAGTTTCAGTCTTCTGTATCTCAACCACATCAGTTTCTTGCCCGAGTTCAACTCTGGTTTCCTCTTTGGCTCCCTCAAGCTGCGTGACTTCAAGTCTGTCATTAGAAATGGCAACTATTTCTGTTTCCCCGTGACTCTTAACCCCAATTATTACACACTCCATTATGgaggtttgaattgtttcttttgATAGTCCTTCAATACTTGGCTCTTGCTGTATGTTTTCAGTTGCTGAAATCAATGTTTCAACTACTTGTCCCTTTGTTCTCTGCTCATCAATTCTTTCAGGGGTTTCAGCAATCTGGTCACACATTGCCTCGCTCATTTCAGTTCCCATATTCTCAGTATCAGATTTCACATGCTCTTTGGCTTCACCAATCTGTTGCCTTATCTTGACTGCACTGAACTGCTCCTGAACTATTTTATCTTTGTCAGTTGCCATCTTTTGTGCATCCTCGTCAATTCTTTGCATATCTTCCACTCCCGCCTCCATAACCAGACTGGCATCGACGGTCTCCTCGCCACATACAGCCTCCGCAACCAGACTGGCATCGACAGTCTCCTTGCCATGTACAGCCTCCGCCACCTCCACAACCGGACTGGCATCGATGGGCATCTCACCACGTACAGCCTCCGCCACCTCCACAACCGGACTGGTGTCGATGGTCTCTTCAGTACACACAACTGCCGTCACTTCTACAACCGGAGTGATTTTAATAGTCTTTTCACTTGGTAAAGCCTCTGTCACTTCCAATACTGGTGTGATTTGCACAGTCTCTTCACTTTGTACAACCTCAGTCACTTCCACATCTGGACTGATGTTGATGGTCTCTTCACTACACACCTCAGTCACAGCCACTTCTGGAGTGATTCGCACCATCTCTTGATTACATACTGCCTCACTCACATTCACTGGAATGATTTCAGTGCTCTGTTCACGTACCACCTCAACCTTCTTGACACTTGCTAGAGTCTCTCTGCATACAGCCACAGACTTTTCtgttcccaccttctcaccaatctCTTGAACATTTTCAATTTTCTCTTCAAAAACAGCCTCAGCATTTCCCACTCCCACCTGATGAGCAACTTCTGGAATTGCTTCACCCGTCCGTTCAAATATTGTTTCAATCTTCTCAACAACTTTTGATGGAGTCTCTTCAGTGGTCTCTCGGCATTCAGCAACGTGCTCCAGTCCCATCTTCTCAGCAACTTCCATAGTCTCCCTGGATTCTCTCTCAACCTCTTTCATGCAGCTTGCTCGAGTAGCTTCAATGGGCTCTTCATAAGTAGCCTCTTGCTTTTCCACATCCTTTGCTTCACTGACTTCCAAGGTTTCTTCACGTACAGTCCCCACCTTTGCCACCATGGCTTCTGACATCCCAATTTCAACCTTGCGTCCAATCTCAGCTTTCACAATCTCTTCCGCTACAATTCCCACATCGGTCTTGCGCATCATTCCCACAGGCCCTTCAATCTCGTCTTCTCGTGGAGTGCCATGTTCGCCCGCATGCGTTGCATCAGCTCCCACCTCCTGCACAGCTTCAGCTGTAGTCGCTAGGCAAGCAGAAGCAGCGCTCTCTGTCTGAGGAATGGTTTCGGTCTTGACCCTTTGAGGGACTGAAACCTCTTGCATTTCAGTTGTTGTTTGCTCAAGCATTTCACCAAGTTCATGCTGCACATCTTCATTTTCTACTGGTGGCTTCTGGATAGTACCTTCAGCTACATCAGAGGCCTTAGGCGCAGTGTCCAATTTTGAAGCTTTTCCTTTCTGAGCAGACTCAGGCATCTCTACTTTACAGGAGACCTTGAGCACTTCATG contains:
- the akap12b gene encoding A-kinase anchor protein 12b isoform X3, with protein sequence MPGTIAATVGQGEPSSISQKEELEEMELEQRETLIETKDEQKDVLADLGPPAEIGEQVEEMQAGEIGFKKVFKFVGFKFTVKKEKSVKSEPVQLLTVTKEEGGEATAVDGESRQETEGRKNGELSPVIDEALGSPPEILSPGKVEECTDQAEMKPAAAEDPLVQAESAVSPVESPAVDSALKRFFRQGFFSGLRRKPSFKKAKDEPLVIDEKTEVNGEKENGKQVRASEDAEGEQLDHGAKAQPSTIKEASTSQEASEILDVQTVEEKKEGDDDFEDLTAELASVTEAKEVLTMDEGKKTEIGVPAEEDKLCEPALKLAPAELQMDQVNQLSMRVEQSTADEGQVRPESAPIEAPAGTQAEQTVIAQGQSSVKASELVLGEAELLSSQEKAKLQGSPLKKLFTSSSIKKLSGKKTKAKKGETKLGDAADDDVRMQSSTESEESPESQKPETPLTSPEEMGETMPTEMVETLDRAPLEVEEVNGVAERERRKENITAWASFKKLVTPKKRPKRLSESDKEDEQTDKAKSATISSNESAASVEKQEEPKSNAEEQNLERSIEDPKKKVDAPVSWEALICVGSSKKRARKLSDSEAPEESGQAQEHAEELKADSPQDPDQEQGGASPECVASPVEGEASDGAVSTWESFKRLVTSRRKSKSKLEECADESVTSTEAVLPETEPAKEESWVSFKKLIGRRKKRSDAKPEQLQAECVGKETKWLEFGANKSEEESDTPAVVPLSEYDAVEEERVSKEQQVTVGTDAIHMDGVLAKPEAPPEVGELSAEQTCTMKRGVLEAIKSVVDERSPSWISAAVSNVIEMGVEDEKIETAEEALATDELVKKQMVLGDATPKAEVTSEAYPSEIAEEAQEIISEVVTAPEYPAEESLTEETTEMVSAVSQLTETPVTTAEGTPIREDEALVTRQTQQVLQEAAEKVKLSAGPIVSFCEMAAAPEIQDSEREPEISTKKIQHEVLKVSCKVEMPESAQKGKASKLDTAPKASDVAEGTIQKPPVENEDVQHELGEMLEQTTTEMQEVSVPQRVKTETIPQTESAASACLATTAEAVQEVGADATHAGEHGTPREDEIEGPVGMMRKTDVGIVAEEIVKAEIGRKVEIGMSEAMVAKVGTVREETLEVSEAKDVEKQEATYEEPIEATRASCMKEVERESRETMEVAEKMGLEHVAECRETTEETPSKVVEKIETIFERTGEAIPEVAHQVGVGNAEAVFEEKIENVQEIGEKVGTEKSVAVCRETLASVKKVEVVREQSTEIIPVNVSEAVCNQEMVRITPEVAVTEVCSEETINISPDVEVTEVVQSEETVQITPVLEVTEALPSEKTIKITPVVEVTAVVCTEETIDTSPVVEVAEAVRGEMPIDASPVVEVAEAVHGKETVDASLVAEAVCGEETVDASLVMEAGVEDMQRIDEDAQKMATDKDKIVQEQFSAVKIRQQIGEAKEHVKSDTENMGTEMSEAMCDQIAETPERIDEQRTKGQVVETLISATENIQQEPSIEGLSKETIQTSIMECVIIGVKSHGETEIVAISNDRLEVTQLEGAKEETRVELGQETDVVEIQKTETEVNQHTTKEKVDPTVAMLSKDQCEISPGEQVEKTKTAETEVVESATKQFEIEITCVANELQSTATEALKGTHEGTSLEPATEVVELVEKVGSEQATVEKDRPAPDEEVELIKVSHKAGELVQDDQLDGTDKDGQDDVTVNNRCKAIERADAQKGDDVELAHGATGKCLINLESPGELASTKTLVEECKEESKLEVVPESECLTLESDHEIKLHSGSIDEFQVVQSETVTPIVDLSVAECSESHEVVFLVTAAAVEEQVIAETAESAVTELPESSAVDQVLQPAESDDVQGPVVETAAAIVEVAIEAAAGCLSDVPGLVHEIGSTIVLKQQSSSTEQLEGGLIDHKIEGIEQKLESLEMENQVKVGLTRTSEQQSVMVAPGLIQDVVMLTEGQVDIPSQQEKDYQIHKDEEKVPGPQKLLATEGRGDEAISQRVQTQGSKDTEAIERELVAQPTEILFEATAEGDQKQVENEAVASVETERERESLSDHISEESAILPDGSKVTEAECCQSLAKPEGTYPSLELTERKDQLAETQPLAEKQTSIQGVQARMISSAEENLTQGLVYKKVEGDAMEPINPKDDKETDQNQTIEAVEKRESQEMETGHQMDRSSTLECAKGAAEKTPS
- the akap12b gene encoding A-kinase anchor protein 12b isoform X4, with the translated sequence MPEVGQGEPSSISQKEELEEMELEQRETLIETKDEQKDVLADLGPPAEIGEQVEEMQAGEIGFKKVFKFVGFKFTVKKEKSVKSEPVQLLTVTKEEGGEATAVDGESRQETEGRKNGELSPVIDEALGSPPEILSPGKVEECTDQAEMKPAAAEDPLVQAESAVSPVESPAVDSALKRFFRQGFFSGLRRKPSFKKAKDEPLVIDEKTEVNGEKENGKQVRASEDAEGEQLDHGAKAQPSTIKEASTSQEASEILDVQTVEEKKEGDDDFEDLTAELASVTEAKEVLTMDEGKKTEIGVPAEEDKLCEPALKLAPAELQMDQVNQLSMRVEQSTADEGQVRPESAPIEAPAGTQAEQTVIAQGQSSVKASELVLGEAELLSSQEKAKLQGSPLKKLFTSSSIKKLSGKKTKAKKGETKLGDAADDDVRMQSSTESEESPESQKPETPLTSPEEMGETMPTEMVETLDRAPLEVEEVNGVAERERRKENITAWASFKKLVTPKKRPKRLSESDKEDEQTDKAKSATISSNESAASVEKQEEPKSNAEEQNLERSIEDPKKKVDAPVSWEALICVGSSKKRARKLSDSEAPEESGQAQEHAEELKADSPQDPDQEQGGASPECVASPVEGEASDGAVSTWESFKRLVTSRRKSKSKLEECADESVTSTEAVLPETEPAKEESWVSFKKLIGRRKKRSDAKPEQLQAECVGKETKWLEFGANKSEEESDTPAVVPLSEYDAVEEERVSKEQQVTVGTDAIHMDGVLAKPEAPPEVGELSAEQTCTMKRGVLEAIKSVVDERSPSWISAAVSNVIEMGVEDEKIETAEEALATDELVKKQMVLGDATPKAEVTSEAYPSEIAEEAQEIISEVVTAPEYPAEESLTEETTEMVSAVSQLTETPVTTAEGTPIREDEALVTRQTQQVLQEAAEKVKLSAGPIVSFCEMAAAPEIQDSEREPEISTKKIQHEVLKVSCKVEMPESAQKGKASKLDTAPKASDVAEGTIQKPPVENEDVQHELGEMLEQTTTEMQEVSVPQRVKTETIPQTESAASACLATTAEAVQEVGADATHAGEHGTPREDEIEGPVGMMRKTDVGIVAEEIVKAEIGRKVEIGMSEAMVAKVGTVREETLEVSEAKDVEKQEATYEEPIEATRASCMKEVERESRETMEVAEKMGLEHVAECRETTEETPSKVVEKIETIFERTGEAIPEVAHQVGVGNAEAVFEEKIENVQEIGEKVGTEKSVAVCRETLASVKKVEVVREQSTEIIPVNVSEAVCNQEMVRITPEVAVTEVCSEETINISPDVEVTEVVQSEETVQITPVLEVTEALPSEKTIKITPVVEVTAVVCTEETIDTSPVVEVAEAVRGEMPIDASPVVEVAEAVHGKETVDASLVAEAVCGEETVDASLVMEAGVEDMQRIDEDAQKMATDKDKIVQEQFSAVKIRQQIGEAKEHVKSDTENMGTEMSEAMCDQIAETPERIDEQRTKGQVVETLISATENIQQEPSIEGLSKETIQTSIMECVIIGVKSHGETEIVAISNDRLEVTQLEGAKEETRVELGQETDVVEIQKTETEVNQHTTKEKVDPTVAMLSKDQCEISPGEQVEKTKTAETEVVESATKQFEIEITCVANELQSTATEALKGTHEGTSLEPATEVVELVEKVGSEQATVEKDRPAPDEEVELIKVSHKAGELVQDDQLDGTDKDGQDDVTVNNRCKAIERADAQKGDDVELAHGATGKCLINLESPGELASTKTLVEECKEESKLEVVPESECLTLESDHEIKLHSGSIDEFQVVQSETVTPIVDLSVAECSESHEVVFLVTAAAVEEQVIAETAESAVTELPESSAVDQVLQPAESDDVQGPVVETAAAIVEVAIEAAAGCLSDVPGLVHEIGSTIVLKQQSSSTEQLEGGLIDHKIEGIEQKLESLEMENQVKVGLTRTSEQQSVMVAPGLIQDVVMLTEGQVDIPSQQEKDYQIHKDEEKVPGPQKLLATEGRGDEAISQRVQTQGSKDTEAIERELVAQPTEILFEATAEGDQKQVENEAVASVETERERESLSDHISEESAILPDGSKVTEAECCQSLAKPEGTYPSLELTERKDQLAETQPLAEKQTSIQGVQARMISSAEENLTQGLVYKKVEGDAMEPINPKDDKETDQNQTIEAVEKRESQEMETGHQMDRSSTLECAKGAAEKTPS